In Rhodamnia argentea isolate NSW1041297 chromosome 11, ASM2092103v1, whole genome shotgun sequence, one genomic interval encodes:
- the LOC115735874 gene encoding subtilisin-like protease SBT1.6, producing the protein MASSLFLALSLSSFFYLFSVHCSSDETAATYIVRVDSTSKPSIFPTHYHWYSSEFADPARILHTYDTVFHGFSATLTQPQASALLRHPSVLAAFEDRRRHLHTTRSPQFLGLRNQRGLWSDSDYGSDMVIGVFDTGISPERRSFSDRNLGPVPKRWKGVCEAGVRFSSRNCNRKIVGARFFSKGNEASGRSAGPAIGINETVEFRSPRDADGHGTHTASTAAGRYTFQASMAGYAFGIAKGVAPKARIASYKVCWKDSGCFDSDILAAFDAAVKDGVDVISISIGGGDGVSSPYYLDPIAIGSYGAVANGVFVSSSAGNDGPNGMSVTNLAPWLTTVGAGTIDRNFPADVTLGNGVRLSGVSLYSGPSLEGKMYPLVYPGKSGVLSVSLCMENSLDPNLVKGKIVICDRGSSARVSKGLVVQKAGGVGMILANGMSNGEGLVGDAHVIPTAALGANEGDAVKSYILSTANPTATIDFRGTQIGIKPAPVVASFSGRGPNGLNPEILKPDLIAPGVNILAAWTDAVGPTGLASDKRRTEFNILSGTSMACPHVSGAAALLKSAHPDWSPAMIRSAMMTTANLIDNRNQLISDESTGKPASPYDFGAGHLDLDLAMDPGLVYDITNDDYVSFLCGISYSNKVIQVITRSPANCPAKKKPLPENLNYPSISALFSTSSAGVQSKTFIRTATNVGQPNAVYQVKVESAPKGVTISVKPAKLVFTEAVKKWSYTVTVTADTRNLELGDSGAAFGSLSWSDGKHVVRSPIVVTEITMM; encoded by the exons atggcTTCTTCGCTCTTCTTGGCTCTCTCCCTGTCCTCCTTCTTCTACCTCTTCTCCGTCCACTGCTCCTCCGATGAGACGGCGGCGACCTACATCGTCCGCGTGGACTCCACCTCCAAGCCCTCCATCTTCCCCACCCACTACCACTGGTACTCCTCCGAGTTCGCCGACCCGGCCCGGATCCTCCACACCTACGACACCGTCTTCCACGGCTTCTCCGCCACCCTCACCCAGCCCCAGGCCTCCGCCCTCCTCCGCCACCCCAGCGTCCTCGCCGCCTTCGAggaccgccgccgccacctccaCACCACCCGCTCCCCCCAGTTCCTGGGCCTCCGGAACCAGCGCGGCCTCTGGTCCGATTCCGACTACGGGTCCGACATGGTCATCGGCGTCTTCGACACGGGGATCTCCCCCGAGCGGCGCAGCTTCTCGGACCGCAATCTCGGGCCCGTGCCGAAACGCTGGAAGGGCGTTTGCGAGGCGGGTGTCCGGTTCTCTTCCAGGAACTGTAATCGGAAGATCGTCGGAGCGAGATTTTTCTCTAAAGGGAACGAGGCCTCCGGAAGATCTGCCGGTCCGGCGATTGGCATCAACGAGACGGTCGAGTTCAG GTCGCCCAGAGATGCCGACGGGCACGGCACGCACACGGCGTCGACGGCTGCTGGAAGATACACGTTCCAAGCTTCAATGGCCGGTTACGCTTTCGGGATCGCGAAGGGGGTCGCGCCGAAAGCACGGATTGCGTCCTACAAGGTTTGTTGGAAGGATTCTGGTTGTTTTGATTCTGATATCCTCGCGGCCTTCGACGCGGCCGTCAAGGACGGTGTTGACGTGATATCAATCTCGATCGGTGGTGGAGACGGAGTCTCCTCGCCGTACTATCTAGACCCTATCGCAATCGGGTCGTATGGGGCCGTTGCAAATGGGGTCTTCGTCTCGTCCTCGGCGGGCAATGACGGGCCGAACGGGATGTCGGTGACAAACCTCGCCCCGTGGCTGACCACGGTGGGTGCTGGCACAATCGACCGGAACTTCCCGGCCGACGTGACACTCGGCAACGGAGTCAGGCTATCCGGCGTGTCCCTGTATTCTGGACCGTCCTTGGAGGGCAAAATGTATCCCCTGGTCTATCCTGGCAAATCAGGGGTTTTATCTGTTTCCCTGTGTATGGAGAATTCTCTTGATCCGAATCTCGTGAAGGGCAAGATCGTAATTTGCGACCGTGGCAGCAGTGCCCGGGTCTCGAAAGGCCTGGTGGTGCAGAAAGCCGGTGGCGTCGGCATGATTCTCGCGAATGGAATGTCTAATGGTGAAGGCTTAGTTGGTGATGCTCATGTCATTCCCACTGCTGCACTCGGTGCTAACGAGGGTGATGCAGTGAAGTCCTATATTTTGTCGACTGCGAACCCGACTGCAACCATCGATTTCCGCGGTACCCAGATCGGGATCAAGCCAGCTCCAGTAGTGGCCTCATTCTCGGGTCGAGGCCCGAACGGGCTAAACCCGGAAATCCTGAAACCAGACTTGATTGCCCCCGGGGTGAACATTTTGGCAGCTTGGACAGACGCAGTGGGTCCGACTGGGTTGGCCTCAGACAAGAGGAGGACCGAGTTTAACATCCTGTCAGGGACTTCGATGGCTTGTCCCCACGTGAGTGGCGCCGCTGCGTTGCTCAAGTCGGCGCACCCAGATTGGAGCCCTGCCATGATCCGATCGGCAATGATGACCACGGCCAATTTGATTGATAACAGGAACCAGCTGATCAGTGATGAATCCACTGGGAAGCCTGCGAGCCCTTACGATTTCGGTGCAGGGCATCTAGATCTTGATCTCGCTATGGACCCGGGACTAGTCTATGACATTACTAACGATGACTATGTGAGCTTCTTGTGCGGGATCAGTTACTCCAACAAGGTCATTCAGGTGATCACTCGATCGCCGGCGAATTGCCCTGCCAAGAAGAAGCCCTTACCAGAGAACCTGAATTACCCGTCGATATCCGCCCTTTTCTCGACATCGTCAGCCGGGGTCCAGAGCAAGACGTTCATCAGGACTGCGACAAATGTCGGCCAACCGAACGCAGTCTACCAGGTGAAGGTCGAGTCGGCGCCTAAAGGGGTCACCATAAGCGTGAAGCCGGCCAAGCTGGTGTTCACAGAGGCCGTCAAGAAGTGGAGCTACACGGTGACTGTGACGGCTGATACCCGGAACTTGGAGCTCGGGGACTCCGGCGCGGCCTTCGGGTCGCTTTCTTGGTCCGACGGGAAGCACGTGGTGAGGAGCCCCATCGTGGTTACGGAAATAACCATGATGTGA
- the LOC125312969 gene encoding pentatricopeptide repeat-containing protein At1g31430-like, which yields MIFRSNRIRFQLKNICTLCSPSVSRIANPYEPTKILSSHFKLGNISEAEKLFEKIPEKDVVSWSIMVHGYAKHGYHERSVEAFSRMRMCGVVPNSFTMVGAIIGVAGFSDLWLQCVHGLIVKNGQEHNLIVGTALLDVYAGCGNIGGSYKVFQGLKNPGLISFNAAITGFVYNDLFKEALVLFNQLRMVGLVPGIATMVSIVQACAALGSLQLESVHCLIMKVGLSSHASVNNSILNMYSNLLDLSGASKIFHLMDNKDIISWATMMSLFIRLERATDVMKLFHEMTAAGANPDVVVVINLISACAILGDSTKGRQVQAQVIVYGFVNEVSILNSLVAMYSKCGQLDLAKMVFDRTSKKTVISWTAIISGYAHFGRPHEALRLWVRAREEENFRLDSISLVGVLVASAELAALDLCEQLHCHAFGSGLLPCRAVQNSLISAYSKCGLMEPALRVFEEMGCHRDIVSWNVILKGFGVNGAGETAVSFYNEMRMQGVAPDSATYLIVLNACSHAGLVEDGLSIFNEMADESRIRPHEQHLRCLVDLLARAGCLSVAHGFADKVLEQAGPDVWKALLSGCLVHGNVELAELAARRLSKQETRKSDQVVLLSNVYASAGRFKDAEVLRSSMENERLTKNEAVSAIHGRVHDFG from the coding sequence ATGATCTTCAGGAGCAACCGAATTCGATTTCAACTGAAGAACATTTGCACTCTCTGCTCACCTTCTGTTTCTAGAATCGCCAACCCCTACGAGCCCACGAAAATTTTGAGCAGCCACTTCAAGTTGGGTAATATCAGTGAAGCAGAAAAGCTGTTCGAGAAAATTCCTGAGAAAGATGTAGTTTCCTGGTCAATCATGGTTCATGGGTACGCTAAACATGGGTATCACGAAAGATCCGTGGAAGCTTTTTCTCGAATGAGAATGTGCGGTGTGGTCCCGAATTCTTTCACCATGGTTGGAGCCATCATAGGTGTTGCAGGTTTTAGTGACTTGTGGCTCCAATGTGTTCATGGATTGATTGTTAAGAATGGGCAAGAGCATAATTTGATTGTTGGCACTGCATTATTAGATGTTTATGCGGGGTGCGGAAATATTGGTGGATCTTACAAGGTGTTTCAGGGACTAAAGAACCCAGGTTTGATTTCTTTCAATGCGGCCATTACTGGGTTTGTGTATAATGATCTTTTTAAGGAGGCCCTTGTGCTGTTTAACCAACTTAGAATGGTTGGCCTTGTACCTGGTATCGCGACAATGGTGTCCATTGTCCAGGCATGTGCTGCTTTAGGATCACTGCAACTAGAATCTGTTCACTGCTTGATTATGAAAGTTGGTCTTTCATCACATGCATCGGTAAATAATTCGATTCTGAACATGTATTCTAATTTGCTGGACTTATCTGGTGcttcaaaaatatttcatttgatGGATAACAAAGATATTATTAGTTGGGCTACGATGATGAGTTTATTTATCCGCCTTGAACGTGCAACTGATGTGATGAAGCTTTTCCATGAGATGACTGCTGCTGGTGCCAATCCTGATGTAGTAGTTGTTATCAACCTGATCTCTGCTTGTGCAATACTAGGAGATTCAACTAAAGGTAGACAAGTACAGGCTCAGGTTATTGTTTATGGGTTCGTTAATGAGGTTTCTATTCTGAACTCTCTTGTTGCAATGTATTCGAAGTGTGGTCAGTTAGATCTTGCAAAAATGGTTTTTGATCGTACATCCAAGAAAACAGTAATTTCTTGGACAGCGATAATTTCAGGATATGCACATTTTGGACGTCCACATGAGGCTTTGCGCCTCTGGGTAAGAGCACGAGAGGAAGAAAATTTTCGCCTTGATTCAATTTCATTGGTTGGTGTTCTAGTCGCTTCTGCAGAGCTTGCTGCACTGGATCTTTGCGAGCAGCTTCACTGTCATGCTTTTGGATCTGGTCTTTTACCATGTAGAGCAGTCCAGAATAGTCTCATATCGGCATACTCAAAATGTGGGCTCATGGAACCGGCTCTCCGTGTGTTTGAGGAGATGGGTTGTCATCGGGATATAGTCTCCTGGAATGTAATATTGAAAGGTTTTGGAGTTAATGGTGCAGGAGAAACTGCAGTAAGTTTCTACAATGAGATGAGGATGCAGGGGGTGGCTCCTGATAGCGCGACTTACTTGATTGTCTTGAATGCTTGTAGTCATGCCGGGCTGGTGGAAGATGGACTAAGtattttcaatgaaatggcTGATGAGAGCAGAATTAGGCCTCACGAGCAGCATCTGCGGTGCTTAGTTGACTTGCTTGCTCGTGCGGGATGCTTGTCAGTTGCGCATGGCTTTGCTGACAAAGTTTTGGAGCAGGCGGGCCCAGACGTTTGGAAGGCCCTGCTTAGTGGGTGCCTGGTTCATGGAAATGTGGAGCTTGCGGAACTGGCAGCGAGAAGGTTGTCCAAACAGGAAACGAGAAAATCGGATCAAGTTGTGCTTCTGTCAAATGTTTATGCATCGGCTGGGAGATTTAAGGATGCTGAAGTTCTGAGATCCAGTATGGAAAATGAACGTTTAACAAAGAACGAAGCTGTCAGCGCAATCCATGGAAGGGTGCATGATTTTGGATGA
- the LOC115735876 gene encoding protein EARLY-RESPONSIVE TO DEHYDRATION 7, chloroplastic-like: protein MSSPQRSQNRTNPLYPEVILSNPESTSPFPATPTSSSSSSSLYPPVDMKEAAENLFQESDNLYSQPSEETLVKVPGAIVHLIQTEKSIELACGELTIVGLRQGDNVIAVLARVGDEIQWPLAKDEPAVKLDDTHYFFTLRVPANGVSDDDREEGDDFEMLNYGLTFAAKGQEGLLKEFDRVLEMHSCFSVQEVKEMEKWEMVARELSPDDLRSKEKKELVEENSAAYWTALAPNVEEYSGRVARLIAAGSGQLIKGILWCGDVTVDRLKWADEFLRRRLGPASKSEISAGAMKRIKRVKKLTKMSEEVAAGVLTGVVKVSGFITGSIVNSRAGKKFFSLLPGEIVLASLDGFNKVCDAVEVAGKNVMSTTSVVTTGLVSQRYGEQAAHATNEGLDAAGHAIGTAWAVFKIRKAINPKSVLKPTTLVKAAAEANSAEVKAKGKKNDS from the exons ATGTCTTCGCCACAACGCTCTCAAAATCGCACAAACCCGCTCTACCCAGAAGTGATCCTCTCCAACCCAGAATCAACGTCACCGTTCCCTGCGACCCccacttcgtcttcttcttcctcatctttGTACCCTCCTGTCGACATGAAAGAAGCTGCCGAGAACCTCTTCCAGGAAAGCGACAACCTTTATTCCCAACCATCTGAAGAAACCCTTGTCAAGGTTCCCGGCGCAATAGTCCACCTCATCCAAACCGAGAAAAGTATCGAACTTGCTTGCGGCGAACTCACCATAGTCGGCCTCCGGCAAGGCGACAACGTGATCGCCGTGCTCGCGCGCGTCGGCGATGAAATCCAGTGGCCTCTAGCGAAGGACGAGCCAGCAGTTAAGCTCGACGATACCCACTATTTCTTCACTCTGCGCGTGCCCGCGAATGGGGTTTCGGACGATGACCGCGAGGAGGGCGACGATTTCGAAATGCTGAACTATGGATTGACTTTTGCCGCGAAAGGGCAAGAGGGTTTGTTGAAGGAATTTGATAGGGTTTTGGAGATGCACAGTTGCTTTTCCGTGCAGGAGgtgaaggagatggagaaaTGGGAGATGGTGGCAAGGGAGCTATCGCCGGACGACTTGAGgtcgaaggagaagaaggagttGGTGGAAGAGAACTCGGCCGCATATTGGACCGCGCTGGCGCCCAACGTGGAGGAATACAGTGGGCGGGTCGCAAGGCTGATCGCAGCCGGGTCAGGGCAGCTGATCAAGGGGATTCTGTGGTGTGGCGATGTAACAGTGGATAGATTGAAGTGGGCAGATGAGTTCTTAAGGAGGAGGTTGGGCCCAGCTTCTAAGTCGGAGATCAGTGCAGGAGCCATGAAGAGGATTAAAAG GGTTAAAAAACTGACGAAGATGTCAGAGGAAGTGGCGGCTGGAGTCCTAACTGGAGTTGTGAAAGTATCCGGCTTCATCACTGGTTCAATTGTAAATTCCAGAGCCGGCAAGAAATTCTTTAGCCTCCTTCCAGGAGAGATTGTGCTTGCTTCTTTGGATGGGTTTA ATAAGGTTTGCGATGCTGTTGAAGTTGCTGGAAAGAATGTCATGTCAACTACGTCAGTGGTGACAACAGGACTTGTTTCACAGAG GTATGGAGAACAAGCGGCTCATGCAACGAACGAAGGCCTAGATGCTGCAGGACATGCTATCGGGACTGCTTGGGCTGTGTTTAAGATTAGAAAGGCTATTAATCCAAAGAGCGTTTTGAAACCCACGACTCTCGTAAAAGCTGCTGCCGAGGCCAATTCTGCTGAAGTGAAGGCCAAAGGCAAGAAGAATGATAGTTGA
- the LOC115735875 gene encoding amino acid permease 4-like, whose amino-acid sequence MLPRSRTLPSRIHNGVVEERHDIRSYFQVEAQPKPHAESEAMNPQSNYSKCFDDDGRLKRTGTFWTATSHIITAVIGSGVLSLAWAIGQLGWVAGPAVMVLFAFVNLYTSNLLSQCYRTGDPITGQRNYTYMDAVKATLGGKKVMLCGIIQYLNLFGVAIGYTIAASVSMMAIKRSNCFHKSHGKDPCHMSSNGFMIAFGVMEILLSQIPDFDQVWWLSIVAAIMSFTYSTVGLGLGIEKVAENGNFQGSLTGIKIGTPTHAGVVTSTQKLWRSLQALGAIAFAYSYSIILIEIQDTVRSPPAEHKTMKKATLFSITVTTAFYLLCGCMGYAAFGDLAPGNLLTGFGFYDPYWLLDIANAAIVIHLVGAYQVYCQPLFAFIEKWSAKKWSKSDFVTAEYDIPIPFFGVYQLNFFRLVWRTLFVILTTVIAMLMPFFNDVVGILGAFGFWPLTVYFPVEMYVSSRRIGRWTTMWVGLQILSMTCLLISVAAAVGSVAGVVLDLKTYKPFKTTY is encoded by the exons ATGTTGCCGAGGAGTCGGACTCTTCCGTCGAGAATTCACAATGGAGTC GTGGAAGAGAGGCATGACATAAGGTCGTATTTTCAAGTGGAAGCCCAGCCTAAGCCCCATGCAGAGAGCGAAGCCATGAACCCTCAGTCCAACTACTCCAAGTGTTTCGACGACGATGGCCGGCTGAAGAGAACAG GGACGTTTTGGACGGCGACGTCGCACATAATAACTGCAGTGATAGGTTCAGGAGTGTTGTCACTGGCATGGGCGATAGGCCAACTGGGGTGGGTTGCAGGCCCGGCGGTGATGGTCCTCTTCGCCTTTGTCAACCTCTACACCTCCAATCTTCTCTCGCAGTGTTACCGTACCGGCGACCCCATCACCGGTCAGAGGAACTACACTTACATGGATGCTGTTAAGGCCACCTTAG GGGGCAAAAAGGTCATGCTATGCGGGATAATCCAGTATCTCAATCTATTCGGGGTTGCGATTGGGTACACCATCGCTGCATCCGTGAGCATGAT GGCAATAAAGAGATCGAACTGCTTCCACAAAAGCCACGGGAAAGATCCGTGCCACATGTCGAGCAATGGGTTCATGATCGCCTTCGGAGTGATGGAGATTTTACTATCTCAGATCCCAGATTTTGATCAAGTCTGGTGGCTCTCCATTGTAGCAGCCATCATGTCTTTCACTTACTCCACAGTTGGTCTTGGTCTTGGGATTGAAAAGGTTGCAG AGAATGGGAACTTTCAAGGAAGCCTGACCGGCATAAAGATAGGGACTCCAACACATGCTGGAGTTGTCACTTCAACACAGAAGTTATGGAGGAGTCTCCAAGCTCTGGGAGCTATCGCTTTCGCATACTCTTACTCTATCATTCTAATTGAAATCCAG GATACAGTCAGGTCACCTCCTGCTGAGCACAAGACCATGAAGAAGGCTACTCTGTTCAGCATCACAGTAACCACTGCCTTCTATTTGCTTTGTGGATGCATGGGCTATGCTGCTTTCGGAGATCTTGCTCCCGGAAACCTCCTGACGGGGTTCGGGTTCTATGACCCTTATTGGCTTCTCGACATTGCTAATGCCGCAATCGTCATCCACCTCGTGGGTGCATATCAG GTCTATTGCCAACCTTTGTTTGCATTCATAGAGAAATGGAGTGCAAAGAAGTGGTCGAAGAGTGACTTCGTGACTGCGGAGTACGACATACCTATCCCTTTCTTCGGTGTGTACCAGCTCAACTTCTTCCGACTGGTATGGAGGACACTGTTTGTTATCCTCACCACAGTCATAGCCATGCTCATGCCCTTCTTCAATGACGTTGTCGGGATCCTCGGGGCCTTCGGGTTCTGGCCTTTGACGGTGTATTTCCCTGTGGAGATGTACGTATCGTCGAGGAGAATCGGGCGGTGGACGACCATGTGGGTGGGACTGCAGATACTGAGCATGACATGCCTCTTGATATCTGTAGCTGCTGCGGTTGGCTCTGTGGCCGGAGTCGTGCTTGATCTGAAGACATACAAGCCTTTCAAGACTACCTACTGA